One Paenibacillus crassostreae DNA segment encodes these proteins:
- the coaBC gene encoding bifunctional phosphopantothenoylcysteine decarboxylase/phosphopantothenate--cysteine ligase CoaBC, translated as MLSGKKIVLGVTGGIAAYKAASLVSKLVQKGADVHVIMTESAQQFITELTLQSLSKNPVYSDTFDEREPSVVSHIHLADLADLVIVAPATANMIAKMAHGLADDMLSTTLLATTAPIMVVPAMNVHMYQHPAVIDNMRILNARGVSFIEPGEGLLACGYVGKGRMEEPESIVQIVEQFFSGALQDKPQLLTGKKVVVTAGGTIERIDPVRYITNDSSGKMGVAIAKAAHDMGAEVVLVAGHIDVVPPINIQVVRVQSAQEMFDAVLEHWEDSDIVIKAAAVADYRPLHTADRKMKKSGDTMTLELVKTVDILERLGQIKKSQFLIGFAAETNDVEKYSREKLTRKNCDLMVANDVTSEGAGFRSDTNIVQIYDRLGLVEQLPMLSKEDVAQRLLTIAATRMGGVHS; from the coding sequence ATGCTGAGTGGTAAAAAAATAGTGCTTGGTGTTACTGGTGGGATTGCTGCCTATAAAGCAGCTTCGTTAGTGAGTAAGCTTGTGCAAAAAGGTGCCGATGTCCATGTCATTATGACTGAATCAGCGCAGCAATTCATAACGGAACTTACATTACAGTCACTATCTAAAAACCCTGTATACAGCGATACTTTCGACGAACGTGAGCCTTCGGTGGTTTCACATATCCATTTGGCAGATCTAGCCGATCTAGTTATTGTTGCTCCAGCAACTGCCAACATGATAGCTAAAATGGCACATGGACTTGCCGATGATATGTTGTCTACGACATTGTTAGCAACAACAGCCCCGATCATGGTTGTACCTGCTATGAATGTGCACATGTATCAACATCCAGCAGTCATTGATAATATGAGGATTCTGAATGCGAGAGGTGTATCCTTTATAGAGCCTGGTGAAGGTTTATTGGCATGTGGATATGTAGGCAAAGGCCGTATGGAAGAACCGGAAAGTATCGTACAAATTGTCGAACAGTTCTTCTCTGGAGCATTGCAGGACAAGCCTCAACTTCTTACAGGAAAAAAGGTTGTTGTTACCGCAGGTGGGACCATTGAACGAATTGATCCAGTTCGCTACATAACGAATGACTCATCCGGCAAAATGGGTGTCGCTATCGCTAAAGCAGCTCACGATATGGGTGCAGAAGTTGTTCTAGTCGCGGGACATATTGATGTTGTACCCCCAATCAATATTCAAGTGGTGCGTGTTCAATCTGCGCAAGAGATGTTTGATGCAGTTCTGGAACATTGGGAAGACAGCGATATTGTTATTAAAGCAGCTGCTGTGGCGGATTACAGGCCTCTTCATACTGCGGATCGTAAAATGAAGAAGTCTGGTGATACCATGACACTTGAATTAGTGAAAACGGTAGATATTTTAGAACGGCTAGGTCAAATAAAGAAATCGCAATTTCTAATTGGTTTCGCAGCGGAGACGAACGATGTTGAGAAATATTCACGTGAGAAGCTTACCCGTAAAAATTGTGACTTAATGGTTGCTAATGATGTGACATCTGAAGGTGCAGGATTTCGGTCAGATACGAATATTGTGCAAATATATGATCGACTAGGACTTGTTGAACAGTTACCGATGCTCTCCAAAGAGGATGTAGCTCAGCGCTTATTGACTATTGCAGCTACACGAATGGGTGGAGTTCACTCTTGA
- the rpoZ gene encoding DNA-directed RNA polymerase subunit omega has product MLYPSIDEMMNKVDSKYSLVVASSRRARQLREGGKTLLNAPKSHKYVGVALEEIYADMIVVEPGTEEENNK; this is encoded by the coding sequence ATGTTATATCCTTCCATTGATGAAATGATGAACAAAGTTGACAGTAAGTATTCTTTAGTTGTAGCATCTTCACGTCGAGCAAGACAACTGCGTGAAGGCGGTAAAACGCTACTTAATGCTCCAAAGTCCCATAAGTATGTTGGTGTTGCACTTGAAGAAATATATGCTGATATGATCGTTGTTGAACCTGGAACAGAGGAAGAAAACAATAAGTAG
- the gmk gene encoding guanylate kinase: protein MSKGLLIVLSGPSGVGKGTVCNALRGKMDNLVYSVSATTRNPRVGEEDGVNYFFKSRDQFTDMIEHDQLLEYAEYVGNYYGTPRDFVEQTLLSGKDIILEIEVQGALKVKEKFPEGIFIFLLPPSLDELEGRIRGRGTESQATIEHRLSVAVDEIGLMEHYDYAVVNDQIDQACKRIESIVIAEHCKVRSSGI from the coding sequence ATGTCTAAAGGATTATTAATCGTATTATCCGGTCCTTCTGGAGTGGGTAAAGGAACTGTATGTAATGCACTTCGTGGTAAAATGGATAACTTGGTATACTCGGTGTCTGCGACAACACGTAATCCACGTGTAGGTGAAGAGGACGGAGTGAACTATTTTTTCAAATCCCGTGATCAATTCACAGATATGATAGAACATGACCAGCTTCTTGAATATGCTGAATATGTTGGAAACTATTATGGAACACCTCGTGATTTCGTCGAGCAGACACTTCTTAGTGGGAAAGATATTATTCTTGAAATAGAAGTACAAGGCGCACTTAAAGTGAAAGAAAAGTTCCCAGAAGGAATATTTATTTTCTTGCTTCCACCTTCATTGGATGAGTTGGAAGGTCGAATTAGAGGTCGAGGAACCGAGAGCCAAGCTACGATTGAGCATCGGCTTTCAGTAGCGGTTGATGAAATTGGTCTAATGGAGCATTATGATTATGCTGTTGTTAATGATCAGATTGATCAAGCGTGCAAACGAATAGAATCTATTGTTATTGCCGAGCATTGTAAGGTTAGAAGTAGTGGCATCTGA
- the remA gene encoding extracellular matrix/biofilm regulator RemA, with protein sequence MAIKLINIGFGNIVSANRIVSIVSPESAPIKRIIQEARDRHMLIDATYGRRTRAVIITDSDHVILSAVQPETVAHRLSSKDDDNDE encoded by the coding sequence ATGGCAATCAAACTCATTAACATCGGCTTTGGGAATATTGTGTCAGCGAATCGTATTGTCTCAATCGTTAGCCCAGAATCTGCGCCTATTAAACGTATCATTCAGGAAGCGAGAGACCGGCATATGCTGATCGATGCAACCTATGGACGCCGGACGAGAGCTGTCATTATTACTGACAGTGATCATGTCATATTATCAGCGGTACAACCGGAGACGGTTGCTCATCGTCTATCGAGTAAAGATGATGATAATGACGAATAA